The following coding sequences lie in one Hippopotamus amphibius kiboko isolate mHipAmp2 chromosome 17, mHipAmp2.hap2, whole genome shotgun sequence genomic window:
- the B9D1 gene encoding B9 domain-containing protein 1 isoform X4, giving the protein MAAAGPSVFLLMVNGQVESAQFPEYDELYCKYCFVYGQDWAPTAGLEEGISQITSKSQDARRALVWNFPIDVTFKSTNPCGCETGEQQSSRDVAAPGVLLIPARVTVMLLRAFWAAGPGTKETLQPRPRLQSSVPGQETRETGPQRPAAQLPTAPPQTWCKTSTNCVWRGPEDDVSPARGVESEVISSCSV; this is encoded by the exons ATGGCGGCCGCGGGTCCCAGCGTCTTCCTGCTCATGGTCAACGGGCAGGTGGAGAGCGCCCAG TTTCCTGAGTATGACGAGCTCTACTGCAAGTACTGTTTCGTGTACGGCCAGGACTGGGCCCCCACGGCG gggctggaggagggcatCTCACAGATCACGTCCAAGAGCCAAGATGCACGGCGCGCGCTGGTGTGGAACTTCCCCATCGACGTCACCTTCAAGAGCACCAACCCCTGTGGCT GTGAGACCGGAGAACAGCAGAGCTCCAGAGATGTCGCGGCCCCGGGAGTACTGCTGATTCCAGCACGGGTGACTGTCATGCTGCTCAGGGCTTTCTGGGCCGCGGGCCCAGGAACCAAGGAGACCTTGCAACCCCGGCCGAGACTGCAGAGCTCTGTCCCAGGACAGGAGACGCGGGAGACCGGCCCGCAGCGGCCTGCAGCCCAGCTccccacagccccaccccagacatGGTGCAAAACCTCCACAAACTGCGTCTGGCGGGGCCCAGAAGATGACGTGTCACCAGCAAGGGGAGTTGAATCAGAAGTAATAAGTTCGTGTAGTGTCTGA